One window of Caldanaerovirga acetigignens genomic DNA carries:
- a CDS encoding sensor histidine kinase: MKKEISVRYRLFILIVSIVFIANLLQYVANAFFAEKYYIYRKKQVLFDTAKELVALMQENKGSLAFDDETLIYKISTLEKSIGGAIFIGKIDGTIFYPSRPDRNIVQRPAIIFNPFFNPEEKQDENKSQGTDRLPRPPMIRIKYLQPNPDGSYFIITKDPNFKIDTLRYQKILEDGTVILVWIPMASIKESVAISSRFAVTIGIIAALLSGIWALLAAQRFTKPILEMSKIAKRMANLDFSRKITVNSSDEIGQLAGSINHLSEKLSQAINELNEKNRRLKEDIDKEKKLEKMRREFVSSVSHELKTPLFLIQGYAEAIKENIAEDEQKRNFYLDVIIEETQKMDKLVKGLLELSQFEAGMAKIKKVSFDVSKLIYKIASKYEPIAREMEVGMAVECEENLLALADPERIEQVLINFINNALEHLDERRVLKIKAEKAGGKIRVSVYNSGAPIPESSMDKIWQTFYKVDKARTREIGGSGIGLAVVKAIMEAHGGSYGVANAEGGVEFWIEIEEAGGDFTIS; this comes from the coding sequence ATGAAAAAGGAAATCTCCGTAAGATACAGGCTCTTCATCCTCATAGTTTCGATAGTATTCATAGCCAATTTATTACAATATGTCGCAAACGCTTTTTTTGCGGAAAAATATTACATTTATCGCAAAAAGCAAGTACTTTTTGATACCGCAAAAGAACTGGTCGCCCTCATGCAGGAAAACAAAGGGTCCCTCGCATTTGACGACGAAACTTTGATATACAAGATTTCCACCCTGGAAAAGTCCATCGGCGGCGCAATATTTATAGGAAAGATAGACGGCACGATATTCTACCCCTCAAGGCCTGACCGCAATATTGTTCAAAGGCCTGCCATCATCTTTAATCCCTTTTTCAACCCCGAGGAAAAGCAAGATGAAAATAAAAGCCAGGGAACCGATAGGCTGCCGAGGCCTCCCATGATAAGGATAAAATACCTCCAGCCAAACCCAGACGGCTCATACTTTATAATCACCAAAGACCCGAATTTTAAAATCGACACCCTGCGGTATCAGAAAATCCTTGAAGACGGAACCGTCATCCTCGTTTGGATACCTATGGCATCCATAAAAGAAAGCGTGGCAATTTCCAGCAGGTTTGCCGTGACAATAGGCATTATCGCGGCACTTTTGTCTGGAATTTGGGCCCTCCTTGCCGCCCAGAGGTTTACAAAGCCCATTCTTGAGATGAGCAAAATAGCAAAAAGAATGGCAAACCTCGACTTTTCAAGAAAAATAACAGTAAATTCCAGCGATGAGATTGGACAGCTTGCAGGAAGCATAAACCACCTTTCCGAAAAACTGAGCCAGGCCATAAATGAGCTTAACGAAAAAAACCGGCGATTAAAAGAAGACATAGACAAGGAAAAGAAACTGGAAAAGATGCGCCGGGAATTCGTATCCAGCGTATCTCATGAACTCAAAACTCCCCTTTTTTTGATCCAGGGTTACGCCGAGGCCATAAAGGAAAACATAGCCGAAGACGAACAAAAGAGGAATTTCTACCTGGACGTAATTATAGAAGAGACGCAGAAAATGGACAAACTGGTGAAAGGCCTCCTGGAGCTTTCTCAGTTCGAGGCAGGTATGGCCAAAATTAAAAAGGTAAGCTTCGATGTATCTAAGCTGATATATAAGATTGCTTCAAAATACGAACCCATTGCGAGAGAAATGGAAGTAGGTATGGCTGTCGAATGCGAAGAAAACCTCCTAGCCCTAGCCGACCCTGAAAGGATTGAACAAGTCTTAATAAACTTCATAAATAACGCATTGGAGCACTTGGACGAAAGGAGGGTCTTAAAAATCAAGGCGGAAAAAGCTGGAGGGAAAATAAGGGTGTCCGTTTACAATTCAGGTGCACCTATCCCCGAATCATCCATGGACAAGATATGGCAGACTTTCTACAAGGTAGACAAAGCGAGGACCCGTGAGATCGGAGGGTCGGGTATAGGACTTGCCGTAGTAAAAGCAATAATGGAGGCGCACGGCGGATCTTATGGGGTAGCTAATGCCGAAGGCGGCGTGGAGTTCTGGATAGAAATCGAAGAAGCAGGGGGTGACTTCACAATTTCTTAA
- a CDS encoding efflux RND transporter periplasmic adaptor subunit has product MIFYRGGVAVNPKKVIAIILILAGAAGAYYFFYAKNKAKNTSAAVQFLTARVERGDITDSIKGSGTIQPYQLLELNPRGSGTVEKVYVKAGDKVKAGDPLLVLYNRSTDLALEKARINLSIQQDNLNKALSNLEKAEIKAPQRGIVTEITVKKGDNISKGTTVAKLRLNPGKTIIKAPFNAAQIKDVKIGDKAEVLFLDFLFKKEGIVTDISEKGKLKSTGAVYYYATIEIDGEYYVEGAETLVDVTLNTRDGVQKAVEAVALEAPEEIEVKSEAAGTVSAIYVKEDQTVSAGAKLVSLDSEELKESVENARRSLEQAKLDLEEKELAKNELVYTAPFDGTIVEVNVSEGEELVQSSSQSSSKPLIILADYSKMKVVISVDELDAVKIKEGMPVKITSDAFPGKSWQGTVENVAEIGTSSNDVSTFDVTIVTSSIEELKAGMTVTAEIIVQSKEDTLILPASAIREANGRTFVLLREKEGEANGQSRRQNMKEVKLGIKTSEYVEILEGLSEGDEVIIPTTSASGQSNRQGNTGGFRFDLVPGGPPSGPRR; this is encoded by the coding sequence TTGATATTTTATCGCGGAGGTGTTGCCGTGAATCCGAAAAAGGTCATCGCCATAATTCTCATCCTGGCTGGGGCAGCCGGGGCGTATTATTTTTTCTATGCTAAAAATAAGGCAAAAAATACGTCAGCCGCCGTCCAGTTCCTCACCGCCCGGGTGGAAAGAGGGGATATAACTGATAGCATAAAAGGGAGCGGAACCATACAGCCCTACCAGCTTCTTGAGCTCAACCCGAGGGGGAGCGGTACCGTAGAAAAAGTCTACGTAAAGGCAGGAGATAAAGTAAAGGCAGGCGACCCGCTCCTCGTCCTCTACAATAGATCAACTGACCTTGCCCTCGAGAAGGCAAGAATAAACCTTTCCATCCAGCAGGACAATCTAAATAAGGCTCTGTCGAACCTGGAAAAGGCCGAAATAAAAGCTCCACAGCGGGGAATAGTTACGGAAATCACAGTCAAAAAAGGAGACAACATCTCAAAAGGAACTACCGTTGCAAAGCTCAGGCTAAACCCTGGAAAGACCATAATAAAAGCGCCGTTTAATGCGGCTCAGATAAAAGATGTAAAAATAGGCGATAAGGCAGAAGTTCTCTTTTTAGATTTCCTTTTCAAGAAAGAAGGCATCGTAACGGATATATCTGAAAAAGGTAAGCTCAAATCCACCGGAGCGGTATACTATTACGCCACCATCGAAATCGACGGCGAATACTACGTAGAAGGGGCGGAAACTTTAGTCGACGTGACTTTAAATACGAGAGACGGCGTGCAGAAAGCAGTAGAAGCTGTAGCCTTGGAAGCTCCGGAAGAAATAGAAGTAAAGTCTGAAGCAGCGGGAACCGTGTCCGCAATCTATGTAAAAGAAGACCAGACGGTGAGCGCCGGGGCGAAGCTTGTCAGTTTAGACTCCGAAGAACTAAAAGAAAGCGTAGAAAACGCAAGGAGGTCCTTGGAACAGGCAAAGCTGGATTTAGAAGAAAAAGAGCTTGCAAAAAATGAACTCGTATACACCGCCCCATTTGACGGAACTATAGTCGAGGTCAACGTCAGCGAAGGGGAGGAGCTCGTACAGTCAAGCAGCCAAAGCTCCAGCAAGCCTTTGATAATCCTCGCCGACTACTCAAAAATGAAGGTAGTGATATCGGTCGATGAACTCGACGCGGTGAAGATAAAAGAGGGTATGCCAGTGAAAATTACATCCGACGCCTTCCCCGGCAAGTCCTGGCAGGGCACAGTCGAAAATGTGGCCGAAATCGGGACTTCTTCTAATGATGTCTCGACCTTTGACGTCACGATAGTCACCTCCTCCATCGAGGAACTAAAGGCCGGGATGACGGTCACTGCAGAAATTATAGTTCAGTCCAAGGAAGACACTTTGATACTTCCCGCCAGCGCCATCCGCGAAGCAAATGGAAGGACATTCGTATTATTGCGTGAAAAAGAAGGCGAGGCTAATGGCCAGAGCCGCCGCCAGAACATGAAAGAAGTAAAGCTTGGCATAAAGACCAGCGAGTACGTAGAAATTTTGGAAGGCTTAAGTGAAGGTGATGAAGTAATAATACCCACAACATCCGCATCAGGCCAGAGTAATAGACAGGGCAACACGGGTGGTTTTCGCTTTGATCTAGTACCAGGCGGCCCTCCGTCCGGTCCCAGACGGTGA